The Octadecabacter arcticus 238 genome contains a region encoding:
- a CDS encoding DUF3307 domain-containing protein, producing the protein MIATFTALIFAHVLADFILQTSAMVKHKRAPRVMALHTAIVLLTAQVTTGQIAAPELFLLTSAHLIIDCVKIYGGFRSFTAFLVDQIAHVATIAALASFAPALWATGAWAAHPWMLPAMALLTGLLVTLTAGQHAIALLMRPHAMRIQNNGLRDGGRQIGLLERGLIFLFILTNLPVAVGFLIAAKSVLRFGTASRDQRTAEYVIIGTLASFGWAILAALATQATLGHLPPLEIAPVAP; encoded by the coding sequence ATGATCGCAACCTTCACAGCCCTGATTTTCGCCCATGTCCTCGCTGATTTCATTCTGCAAACCAGCGCAATGGTGAAACACAAACGCGCGCCCCGCGTCATGGCCCTGCACACCGCCATCGTCCTGCTCACCGCCCAAGTCACGACAGGCCAAATCGCCGCGCCAGAACTTTTCCTGCTGACCTCCGCGCACCTGATTATCGATTGCGTCAAGATTTATGGCGGCTTTCGCAGCTTCACCGCATTCTTGGTCGACCAAATCGCCCACGTCGCAACCATCGCAGCGCTTGCCAGTTTTGCCCCGGCCCTTTGGGCCACAGGCGCATGGGCCGCGCATCCTTGGATGCTTCCGGCTATGGCCCTTCTCACGGGCCTCCTCGTCACGCTCACCGCGGGCCAGCACGCCATCGCCTTGTTGATGCGACCACACGCAATGCGCATACAAAACAATGGCTTAAGGGATGGGGGCCGCCAAATTGGACTGCTCGAACGCGGCCTGATTTTCCTCTTTATCCTCACTAACTTACCAGTTGCCGTCGGGTTTCTGATCGCAGCAAAATCTGTCCTGCGCTTTGGTACCGCGTCGCGTGATCAGCGCACCGCAGAATATGTGATCATCGGCACGCTGGCCTCATTTGGCTGGGCCATCCTCGCCGCACTCGCAACGCAGGCCACACTCGGTCACCTTCCCCCCCTTGAGATCGCGCCCGTAGCGCCCTAA
- the rimK gene encoding 30S ribosomal protein S6--L-glutamate ligase yields the protein MNESTTIKLGWEEWFGLPDLGLPTIKAKVDTGARTSALHAFDIETFGPASKPRVRFAIHPVPDREDLTIPCSALVVDRREVTSSNGETEMRYVIETTLDAGNGNSWPIEVTLTHRGGMSSRMLLGRQALRDDVIVMPTERFLLPERSFDVYSAKRIKSVTPNRALRICVLSREPNSYSTKRIVHEGEERGHTVEVIDTTRCYMAINALAPEIHYDGKRLPRYDAIIPRIGATVTSYGTAVLRQFETLGIYCVNGSAGITASRDKLHAHQVLAGHKIGMPMTAFAASPKDTSNLIGLVGTAPLIVKLLESTQGKGVVLAETKKAAESVIDAFRGLKANFLVQDFVKEASGEDIRCFVVAGKVVAAMRRKSAGDDFRSNLHRGGTAESCKISSEERRMAVKSAKAFNLGLAGVDLLRSNDGPKILEVNSSPGFEGIENASKKNLAGQLFDHIEDQVRPAPLKATRKKI from the coding sequence ATGAACGAGAGCACAACAATCAAACTTGGCTGGGAAGAATGGTTCGGCCTGCCCGACCTCGGGTTGCCAACAATCAAAGCCAAAGTCGATACAGGCGCGCGCACATCCGCGTTGCATGCCTTTGACATTGAAACCTTCGGGCCTGCCAGCAAACCCAGAGTGCGCTTTGCAATCCATCCGGTGCCGGACCGCGAAGACCTGACAATCCCCTGTTCGGCCCTTGTGGTGGATCGCCGCGAAGTAACATCGTCAAACGGCGAAACCGAAATGCGCTATGTGATTGAAACCACTCTGGACGCAGGGAACGGCAACAGTTGGCCGATTGAAGTCACCCTGACCCACCGCGGCGGCATGTCCAGCCGCATGTTGCTGGGCCGCCAAGCGCTGCGCGACGATGTCATTGTTATGCCGACCGAACGCTTCTTGCTGCCCGAACGCTCGTTTGATGTGTATTCCGCCAAACGTATTAAATCCGTGACCCCGAACCGCGCGTTGCGCATTTGTGTGTTGTCGCGCGAACCCAACAGCTATTCCACCAAACGCATCGTCCATGAGGGCGAAGAACGCGGCCACACAGTCGAAGTCATCGACACCACGCGCTGCTATATGGCGATCAACGCCTTGGCGCCAGAAATTCACTACGACGGCAAACGCCTGCCCCGCTATGACGCGATCATCCCGCGCATTGGCGCAACGGTCACATCCTACGGCACCGCCGTTCTGCGCCAGTTCGAAACGCTGGGCATTTATTGCGTTAACGGATCAGCAGGAATCACCGCCAGCCGCGACAAACTGCACGCGCACCAAGTCCTCGCTGGCCACAAAATCGGCATGCCGATGACGGCGTTTGCCGCCTCCCCCAAAGACACATCCAACCTGATCGGGCTTGTTGGCACCGCCCCCCTGATCGTGAAACTTCTTGAATCCACCCAAGGCAAAGGCGTCGTGCTTGCCGAAACCAAAAAGGCGGCCGAATCCGTGATCGATGCGTTTCGCGGATTGAAGGCGAACTTCTTGGTGCAGGATTTCGTCAAAGAAGCCAGCGGCGAAGACATCCGCTGTTTCGTAGTCGCGGGCAAAGTCGTGGCCGCCATGCGCCGCAAATCGGCGGGCGATGATTTCAGATCTAACCTGCACCGTGGCGGCACTGCCGAAAGTTGCAAAATCTCGTCCGAAGAACGCCGCATGGCGGTGAAATCTGCCAAGGCGTTCAATCTCGGGCTGGCAGGCGTTGACCTGTTGCGCTCCAATGACGGCCCGAAAATTCTCGAAGTGAATTCATCACCTGGGTTTGAAGGTATTGAGAACGCGAGCAAGAAGAACCTCGCAGGTCAGCTGTTTGACCATATCGAAGACCAGGTGCGCCCCGCGCCGCTCAAGGCCACGCGCAAAAAGATCTAG
- a CDS encoding TRAP transporter large permease: MDVAILFGMVIALLAIGVPIAVSLGLSSTLFLLVLSDSSLASVAQSLYQAMAGHYTLLAIPFFILASSFMSTGGVARRIIDFAISVIGHVRGGLAIAGVLACMLFAALSGSSPATVVAVGSIVIAGMVKSGYTKDFAAGVICNAGTLGILIPPSIVMVVYASATDVSVGRMFLAGVIPGLLAGSMLMVTIYVIARIKNLPKGEWQGWEQVFSSILDASWGLFLMVVILGGIYGGVFTPTEAAAIASIYAFIVSIFIYRDMGPLKGRSWLPEADADIGLLGLRVWGFTLVTFILYAVGCFMVGAPMWIAFVAAAAFFVVAFVLALLMSKAVPAGKGLQLATIAVAIFGVLPTLYLIVRIIAGDTTTLFAIIQIIGTIFIVLLPPAVFTFSLVRGAQRLAVVGGGFGQSMMVGGRNLVRANVENVIFAIPSFFHRDTKATLLEAGKLTIMLMFIIANALILKHVLTDEQIPQHITEVMLAAGLGPITFLIIVNVILLIGGQFMEPSGLIVIVAPLVFPIAITLGIDPIHLGIIMVVNMEIGMITPPVGLNLFVTSGVANMSMMRVVRAALPFLAVLFVFLILITYIPWLSTVLPTAYMGPEIITN; encoded by the coding sequence ATGGATGTCGCAATTCTATTCGGGATGGTGATTGCCCTCCTTGCAATTGGTGTGCCGATCGCGGTGTCGCTCGGCCTGTCTTCAACGTTGTTTTTGTTGGTGCTGTCTGACAGTTCTTTGGCATCGGTGGCGCAGTCACTCTATCAGGCGATGGCGGGGCATTACACGCTTTTGGCCATTCCGTTCTTCATCCTCGCGTCGTCATTTATGTCGACGGGTGGTGTGGCGCGGCGGATTATTGATTTTGCGATTTCGGTGATTGGCCACGTGCGCGGCGGCTTGGCGATTGCCGGCGTTCTGGCCTGTATGTTGTTTGCGGCATTGTCCGGTTCATCGCCTGCGACCGTGGTGGCCGTCGGGTCTATCGTGATCGCGGGTATGGTCAAGTCTGGCTACACCAAGGATTTCGCGGCTGGCGTTATCTGTAACGCAGGCACGCTGGGCATCTTGATCCCGCCGTCGATTGTGATGGTGGTTTACGCGTCCGCGACGGACGTGTCTGTTGGGCGGATGTTTCTTGCGGGTGTGATCCCCGGCCTGTTGGCGGGGTCCATGCTGATGGTGACAATCTATGTCATCGCACGAATCAAAAACCTGCCAAAAGGCGAATGGCAGGGGTGGGAGCAAGTCTTTTCCTCGATCCTCGATGCATCATGGGGTTTGTTCCTGATGGTCGTGATCTTGGGCGGCATCTATGGCGGCGTGTTCACCCCCACCGAGGCCGCGGCAATCGCATCCATCTATGCCTTCATCGTGTCGATCTTTATTTACCGCGATATGGGCCCCCTTAAAGGTCGGTCTTGGTTGCCCGAAGCGGACGCGGACATCGGTCTGTTGGGACTGCGCGTTTGGGGGTTCACATTGGTGACGTTCATTCTGTACGCGGTTGGGTGTTTCATGGTGGGCGCGCCGATGTGGATCGCCTTTGTTGCGGCGGCTGCGTTCTTTGTTGTGGCCTTTGTGCTGGCCTTGCTGATGTCAAAGGCAGTGCCTGCGGGCAAAGGTTTGCAATTGGCCACCATAGCGGTCGCGATCTTTGGGGTTCTGCCGACGTTGTATTTGATCGTGCGCATCATTGCGGGTGATACGACGACGTTGTTTGCGATCATTCAGATCATTGGAACAATCTTTATCGTCTTGCTGCCCCCAGCGGTGTTCACGTTCTCATTGGTGCGCGGCGCGCAGCGGTTGGCGGTTGTTGGCGGTGGGTTTGGTCAATCGATGATGGTGGGCGGCAGGAACCTTGTGCGGGCGAACGTTGAAAACGTGATCTTCGCGATCCCGTCTTTCTTTCACCGCGACACCAAGGCGACACTGCTAGAGGCCGGTAAGCTGACGATCATGCTGATGTTCATCATCGCGAACGCGTTGATTCTGAAGCATGTTCTGACCGACGAACAGATCCCGCAGCACATCACCGAGGTGATGTTGGCTGCAGGACTGGGGCCGATCACATTCCTGATAATCGTCAACGTTATCCTGTTGATTGGTGGTCAGTTTATGGAACCGTCCGGTCTGATCGTGATCGTCGCACCACTGGTGTTCCCGATTGCCATCACGCTTGGAATTGATCCCATTCACCTTGGCATTATCATGGTCGTAAACATGGAAATCGGGATGATCACGCCACCTGTGGGGCTTAACCTGTTCGTTACATCGGGTGTCGCGAATATGTCCATGATGCGGGTCGTGCGCGCGGCCCTGCCGTTCCTTGCGGTGTTGTTCGTGTTCCTGATCTTGATCACGTATATTCCTTGGCTGTCCACGGTCTTGCCGACCGCCTACATGGGGCCGGAGATTATAACGAACTAA
- a CDS encoding isopenicillin N synthase family dioxygenase, translating into MIPRIDAQALLAGDRAVVEQVRVAAHEVGFLTLHNTPIPAGDIAEVLAVYRSFFTLPAAQKAAVDMARTGSNRGWGAGGSEQVDPDANPDYKQIFDSGFEVAGSDLPTYAPNQWPDVPTDFKVVIENYYARALAFSGDVLAAIVGGIGEDVGYFRAQFDQPMALLRGNYYPQRPAWAGAKDFGIATHTDYGCLTLLAMDGTPGSEVRGRGGRWIPVSAPVGEFVVNFGEMLEMWTQKRIKATPHRVVGGDVERMSVPLFYNPNAFTNVAPAGSGNVIRAVDHLQKRFDETYLHLKNTP; encoded by the coding sequence ATGATCCCGAGGATTGATGCACAGGCATTGTTAGCAGGTGACAGGGCGGTGGTCGAACAGGTACGCGTTGCAGCCCATGAGGTTGGTTTTCTGACGCTGCACAACACGCCTATTCCGGCCGGTGATATCGCAGAGGTCCTTGCCGTCTATCGCAGCTTTTTCACACTACCCGCGGCGCAAAAAGCCGCAGTCGACATGGCGCGGACTGGATCTAACCGTGGTTGGGGGGCAGGTGGCAGTGAACAGGTCGATCCTGATGCAAACCCTGATTACAAACAGATTTTCGATTCAGGGTTTGAGGTGGCAGGGTCAGATTTGCCCACATATGCGCCCAATCAATGGCCTGATGTGCCCACTGATTTTAAAGTGGTGATAGAGAATTACTATGCCCGCGCGCTGGCGTTTTCCGGTGACGTATTGGCCGCCATTGTGGGCGGAATTGGCGAGGACGTTGGATACTTTCGCGCCCAGTTTGACCAACCCATGGCGCTGCTTCGGGGCAATTACTATCCGCAACGCCCCGCGTGGGCGGGGGCCAAGGATTTCGGCATCGCGACGCATACGGATTACGGTTGCCTGACATTGCTGGCCATGGACGGCACACCCGGATCTGAAGTGCGCGGGCGCGGTGGTCGCTGGATTCCGGTGTCTGCGCCGGTTGGGGAATTCGTGGTGAATTTCGGGGAAATGCTTGAAATGTGGACACAAAAGCGCATCAAAGCGACGCCGCACCGCGTCGTTGGCGGTGACGTTGAACGCATGTCGGTGCCGTTGTTTTACAATCCAAATGCGTTCACCAATGTGGCCCCGGCTGGGTCAGGTAACGTCATCCGCGCGGTCGATCATTTGCAAAAGCGGTTCGATGAAACGTATCTGCATCTAAAGAATACGCCGTAA
- a CDS encoding DUF59 domain-containing protein, with protein MSDINTPMEGTPLIQPSTTDHPLYDNVVDACRTVYDPEIPVNIQDLGLIYTISINDENEVKVLMSLTAPGCPVAGEMPGWVADAIEPLAGVKTVDVELVWEPQWGMDMMSDEARLELGFM; from the coding sequence ATGTCCGACATCAATACCCCCATGGAAGGCACGCCGCTGATCCAGCCCTCCACCACGGACCACCCGCTTTACGACAATGTCGTTGATGCATGCCGCACGGTCTATGATCCGGAAATTCCCGTTAATATTCAAGATCTTGGGCTAATCTATACGATCAGCATCAATGACGAGAATGAAGTCAAAGTCCTCATGTCCCTCACCGCACCGGGCTGTCCCGTTGCAGGTGAAATGCCCGGCTGGGTCGCAGATGCCATAGAACCCTTGGCAGGTGTCAAAACCGTCGATGTGGAATTGGTCTGGGAGCCTCAATGGGGCATGGATATGATGTCCGACGAGGCCCGCCTTGAGCTTGGATTTATGTAA
- a CDS encoding HesB/IscA family protein — protein sequence MFGIPGKQAVSITDKAAIQIAKLMAKEGNQGLRIGVKKGGCAGMEYTMDYVADVDPLDEVVEQDGARVMIAPMAQMFLFGTEIDYEVSLLESGFKFRNPNVTEACGCGESIKFDENLGA from the coding sequence ATGTTCGGCATTCCCGGCAAGCAAGCCGTATCCATCACAGACAAAGCCGCGATCCAGATCGCAAAGCTTATGGCCAAAGAAGGCAACCAAGGCTTGCGCATCGGCGTCAAAAAAGGCGGCTGTGCAGGCATGGAATACACCATGGATTACGTCGCTGACGTCGATCCATTGGACGAAGTCGTGGAACAAGACGGCGCGCGCGTGATGATCGCGCCCATGGCGCAGATGTTCCTGTTCGGCACTGAAATCGACTACGAAGTGTCGCTGCTGGAGTCCGGTTTCAAATTCCGCAATCCAAACGTCACAGAAGCCTGCGGTTGTGGTGAATCCATCAAGTTCGATGAAAACCTCGGCGCATGA
- the tpiA gene encoding triose-phosphate isomerase yields MRKLIAGNWKMNGVQANLPQLDTLAKAHDNASVDVVICGPATLLGRMVATGLTIGGQDCHPITSGAHTGDISAPMIADTGATYVITGHYERRTDHSENDALIAAKTAAGWDAGLHVILCIGETEAQYRNGETLDVLRRQMDHSIPDAATAETTTIAYEPIWAIGTGLTPTPDEIATVHAALRAHLTARFGASGTAMRLLYGGSVKASNADDIFALPNVDGALVGGASLKAADFSPIITALERSA; encoded by the coding sequence ATGCGCAAACTGATCGCAGGCAATTGGAAGATGAACGGAGTGCAGGCAAATTTGCCGCAGCTGGACACATTGGCAAAAGCCCATGACAACGCCAGCGTTGATGTGGTGATCTGCGGCCCCGCAACCCTGCTTGGCCGCATGGTCGCGACGGGTCTGACCATTGGGGGCCAAGATTGCCATCCAATCACGTCCGGTGCCCACACGGGCGATATTTCAGCCCCGATGATCGCCGACACTGGCGCGACCTACGTCATCACGGGCCATTACGAACGTCGCACCGATCACAGCGAAAACGACGCATTGATTGCGGCCAAAACCGCCGCCGGATGGGATGCCGGACTGCACGTCATTTTATGCATCGGCGAGACCGAAGCCCAGTACCGAAACGGCGAAACCCTTGACGTTTTGCGCAGGCAAATGGACCACTCCATCCCCGATGCCGCCACGGCGGAAACCACGACAATCGCCTATGAACCCATCTGGGCCATCGGCACGGGGCTGACACCGACACCAGACGAAATCGCAACAGTCCATGCGGCCTTGCGCGCCCATCTTACGGCACGCTTTGGCGCGTCCGGTACTGCCATGCGTCTGCTGTATGGCGGTTCTGTCAAAGCCAGCAACGCCGATGACATTTTTGCGCTACCAAACGTTGATGGCGCCCTCGTCGGGGGTGCCTCCCTGAAGGCCGCGGACTTCTCCCCGATCATCACCGCGCTTGAGCGTAGCGCCTAG
- a CDS encoding transposase — translation MGQHRRNYTDDYKAAAVERLYEPGATQGSVAKELGITGTQLKTWRLEIEAFGSVEAKRRQQADAAELLRLRKDNKRLAEEVEILHKASAFFAARLVKP, via the coding sequence ATGGGACAACATCGACGCAATTATACAGACGATTATAAGGCAGCTGCAGTTGAGCGGTTATATGAGCCTGGTGCGACGCAAGGCAGCGTTGCCAAGGAGCTTGGGATCACTGGGACGCAGCTGAAGACGTGGCGCTTGGAAATTGAGGCGTTTGGCTCAGTTGAAGCCAAACGGCGTCAGCAGGCGGATGCGGCTGAATTGCTCCGCCTTCGCAAAGACAACAAGCGGCTTGCTGAGGAAGTGGAGATTTTGCACAAAGCATCCGCTTTTTTCGCGGCGCGGCTGGTGAAACCATGA
- a CDS encoding TfoX/Sxy family protein, whose protein sequence is MSVTPEEIEFATDLFSDLGPLTSRKMMGGLCLYSDGTIFAIVHSDYGTMIKGAGAFQDELDAMGLTRWTYQRDNSPKPTAMPYWKLPESALDDPNEACDLARRALEHL, encoded by the coding sequence ATGAGCGTCACCCCAGAAGAGATTGAATTCGCAACGGATTTATTCTCTGATCTGGGGCCACTGACGAGCCGTAAAATGATGGGTGGCCTGTGTCTGTATTCTGACGGCACGATCTTTGCCATCGTGCATTCCGACTATGGCACCATGATCAAAGGCGCGGGCGCCTTCCAAGATGAGCTTGACGCGATGGGCCTGACCCGCTGGACCTATCAGCGTGACAATTCCCCAAAACCGACGGCGATGCCGTATTGGAAACTGCCCGAAAGCGCGCTTGATGATCCCAATGAGGCCTGTGACCTAGCGCGGCGCGCCCTGGAACATTTGTAA
- the lon gene encoding endopeptidase La encodes MSDTIRDPLSLSYPVLPLRDIVVFPHMIVPLFVGREKSVSALEEVMNDDKQILLSSQIDPGVDDPDEDGIYKAGVLANVLQLLKLPDGTVKVLVEGIARVRITGFIENDKYFEASAEYLTEMPGDMTTIEALTRTVAKEFERYSKVKKNIPEEALGAVSEASEPAKLADLVAGHLGIEVKQRQELLETLSVSERLEKVYGLMQGEMSVLQVEKKIKTRVKTQMERTQREYYLNEQMKAIQRELGDGEEGEGEVAELEARIFDTKLSKEAKEKVDAELKKLKNMSPMSAEATVVRNYLDWILSIPWGKKSRVKKDLAAAEAVLDGDHYGLEKVKERIVEYLAVQQRSQKLKGPIMCLVGPPGVGKTSLGKSVAKATGREFIRISLGGVRDESEIRGHRRTYIGSMPGKIIQALKKAKTTNPLILLDEIDKMGNDMRGDPASAMLEVLDPEQNSTFVDHYLEVEYDLSNVMFLTTSNSYNMPGPLLDRMEIIPLSGYTEDEKREIAKQHLLAKVMKNHGLKASEFKLEDSALTSIIRYYTREAGVRSLEREIAKIARKAVTKIVKKEVESVVVNEDNIDDYLGVKKHRFGLAEDQDQVGVVTGLAYTSVGGELLNIEALRLPGKGRMKTTGKLGDVMKESIDAASSYVRSISPQIGVKPPEFDKLDIHVHVPDGATPKDGPSAGLAMVTSIVSVLTKIPVRKDIAMTGEVSLRGNAMPIGGLKEKLLAALRGGITTVLIPEENVKDLADIPDNVKQGLEIIPVTHVSEVLKHALTRTPTPIEWDQEAEDAAAADAVLRARDAGMTPSVAH; translated from the coding sequence ATGTCAGATACCATTCGTGACCCCCTAAGCCTGTCCTACCCCGTTCTGCCGTTGCGTGACATTGTGGTCTTCCCACATATGATTGTGCCGCTTTTTGTCGGGCGTGAGAAATCTGTGTCTGCACTCGAAGAGGTGATGAACGACGACAAGCAAATCCTGCTGTCCAGTCAGATTGACCCCGGTGTGGATGACCCTGACGAAGACGGCATTTATAAAGCCGGCGTGTTGGCCAATGTATTGCAGCTGCTGAAATTGCCCGATGGCACCGTTAAAGTGCTGGTTGAAGGCATTGCGCGGGTGCGCATCACCGGTTTCATCGAAAACGACAAATATTTTGAGGCGTCGGCAGAATATCTGACCGAAATGCCAGGTGACATGACCACGATTGAGGCGCTGACGCGCACGGTCGCCAAGGAATTTGAACGGTATTCCAAGGTTAAGAAAAACATTCCCGAAGAAGCGCTTGGTGCCGTATCCGAGGCGTCCGAGCCAGCCAAACTGGCAGATCTGGTCGCGGGCCATCTGGGGATTGAGGTTAAGCAACGCCAAGAGCTGCTTGAGACGCTGAGCGTGTCGGAGCGGCTGGAGAAGGTCTACGGGCTGATGCAGGGCGAAATGTCCGTGTTGCAGGTCGAAAAGAAGATCAAGACCCGCGTGAAGACCCAGATGGAACGCACGCAGCGTGAATATTATCTTAACGAGCAGATGAAAGCGATCCAGCGTGAGCTGGGCGACGGCGAAGAGGGCGAAGGCGAAGTGGCCGAGCTAGAGGCGAGAATTTTCGACACCAAGCTGTCCAAAGAGGCCAAAGAGAAGGTCGACGCGGAACTTAAGAAGCTGAAAAACATGTCGCCCATGTCAGCGGAAGCCACAGTTGTGCGCAATTATCTGGACTGGATCCTGTCGATCCCGTGGGGCAAGAAATCCCGCGTCAAAAAGGACCTCGCTGCGGCTGAGGCGGTTTTGGACGGGGATCACTACGGGCTTGAGAAGGTCAAAGAACGCATCGTGGAATATCTGGCCGTGCAGCAGCGCAGCCAGAAGCTGAAGGGGCCGATCATGTGCCTCGTCGGACCACCCGGTGTGGGTAAAACGTCGCTCGGTAAATCTGTCGCGAAAGCCACGGGGCGCGAATTCATTCGCATCTCCCTTGGGGGTGTGCGTGACGAGTCCGAAATTCGTGGCCACCGCCGCACGTACATCGGGTCCATGCCGGGTAAGATCATTCAGGCGTTGAAAAAGGCGAAAACGACGAACCCGCTGATCTTGCTCGATGAAATCGACAAGATGGGCAATGACATGCGCGGCGATCCTGCGTCTGCAATGCTTGAGGTCTTGGACCCGGAACAGAACAGCACCTTCGTGGACCACTACCTTGAGGTCGAATATGACCTGTCCAACGTGATGTTTTTGACCACGTCTAACAGCTACAACATGCCGGGGCCTCTTTTGGACCGGATGGAGATTATTCCGCTGTCGGGCTATACCGAAGACGAAAAGCGCGAGATCGCAAAGCAGCATTTGCTGGCCAAAGTGATGAAAAATCACGGACTTAAGGCAAGTGAGTTCAAGCTTGAGGATTCAGCCCTGACGTCGATCATCCGCTACTACACCCGTGAAGCCGGTGTTCGGAGCCTTGAGCGTGAGATTGCCAAGATTGCACGCAAAGCGGTGACCAAGATCGTCAAGAAAGAGGTCGAAAGCGTTGTCGTGAACGAGGACAACATCGACGACTACCTTGGCGTTAAAAAGCACCGGTTCGGGTTGGCGGAAGATCAAGATCAGGTCGGTGTTGTGACCGGACTTGCCTACACATCGGTTGGTGGTGAACTGCTTAATATCGAAGCGCTGCGTCTGCCCGGTAAGGGTCGAATGAAGACGACCGGTAAGCTTGGTGATGTGATGAAGGAAAGCATTGATGCGGCATCGTCGTATGTGCGCTCCATTTCACCACAGATCGGGGTGAAACCGCCGGAGTTTGATAAGCTGGACATCCACGTTCACGTCCCAGACGGCGCGACACCAAAGGACGGGCCGAGCGCCGGTCTGGCGATGGTGACGTCGATTGTCTCGGTGTTGACGAAAATCCCAGTTCGCAAAGACATTGCGATGACGGGTGAGGTGTCTTTGCGCGGTAATGCGATGCCAATCGGTGGTTTGAAGGAAAAACTGCTGGCGGCATTGCGCGGCGGAATTACGACGGTGTTGATCCCCGAGGAGAACGTCAAAGACTTGGCGGACATCCCAGACAACGTCAAACAAGGGCTTGAGATTATCCCCGTGACCCACGTGTCCGAGGTTCTCAAGCACGCGCTGACCCGCACGCCAACTCCGATTGAATGGGACCAAGAGGCGGAAGACGCGGCCGCTGCCGACGCTGTGTTGCGGGCGCGTGATGCGGGGATGACGCCTTCTGTTGCGCACTAA
- the tgt gene encoding tRNA guanosine(34) transglycosylase Tgt gives MTVPFSFDLQATDGSARTGVMRTQRGDIRTPAFMPVGTAATVKAMMPESVRATGADILLGNTYHLMLRPTAERIARLGGLHKFMNWDRPILTDSGGFQVMSLAGMRKLTEEGVVFQSHYDGSKHNLTPERSMEIQALLGSDIVMCFDECPALPADRTRLEDSMQMSMRWAKRSRAAFGDRPGHALFGIQQGGLDEDLRKQSADALQDIGFEGYAVGGLAVGEGQEAMFGCLDFAPDQLPTQKPRYLMGVGKPDDIVGAVKRGIDMMDCVLPSRSGRTGQIFTRTGVLNIKNARHADDPRPLDEGCRCPACSNYSRAYLHHVFRSQEMISGMLLTWHNLTYFQDIMAGMRDAIATQSFAAWEADFHAGRAQGDIDPL, from the coding sequence ATGACTGTTCCTTTTTCGTTTGATTTGCAGGCCACGGACGGGTCTGCGCGGACTGGTGTGATGCGCACCCAGCGCGGCGACATCCGCACGCCTGCGTTTATGCCCGTTGGCACTGCGGCCACAGTGAAGGCGATGATGCCCGAAAGTGTGCGCGCGACGGGTGCGGATATCTTGCTTGGTAATACGTATCATCTGATGCTGCGCCCCACGGCGGAACGGATTGCGCGGCTTGGCGGGCTGCACAAATTTATGAATTGGGACCGCCCGATACTGACGGATTCGGGTGGTTTTCAGGTGATGAGCCTTGCGGGGATGCGCAAGCTGACCGAGGAAGGTGTTGTGTTCCAAAGCCATTACGACGGGTCTAAACACAATCTGACGCCGGAGCGGTCAATGGAGATTCAGGCGCTTTTGGGGTCTGATATTGTGATGTGTTTTGACGAATGCCCAGCCCTTCCTGCGGATCGCACACGGCTGGAAGACAGCATGCAGATGTCGATGCGGTGGGCCAAGCGATCGCGCGCGGCCTTTGGGGATCGGCCCGGTCATGCGCTGTTTGGCATCCAGCAGGGCGGGCTTGATGAGGATCTGCGCAAGCAATCTGCGGACGCGTTGCAAGACATTGGGTTTGAGGGCTACGCGGTTGGCGGGCTGGCCGTGGGGGAGGGGCAGGAGGCCATGTTTGGCTGTCTTGATTTCGCGCCGGATCAATTGCCCACACAAAAGCCACGTTATTTGATGGGTGTTGGCAAGCCAGATGATATTGTTGGCGCAGTGAAGCGCGGCATTGATATGATGGATTGCGTGTTGCCGAGCCGATCAGGGCGCACCGGGCAGATATTTACCCGCACTGGCGTGCTGAACATCAAGAACGCGCGCCATGCGGATGATCCAAGGCCGCTGGATGAAGGCTGCCGCTGTCCGGCGTGCAGCAACTATTCGCGGGCGTATTTGCATCATGTGTTCCGCAGTCAGGAAATGATTTCGGGCATGTTACTGACCTGGCATAATCTGACGTATTTTCAGGATATTATGGCAGGAATGCGGGACGCGATCGCGACGCAGAGCTTTGCCGCTTGGGAGGCGGATTTTCACGCGGGTCGTGCGCAAGGCGATATTGATCCACTTTGA